The Leucobacter viscericola genome includes a window with the following:
- a CDS encoding NAD(P)/FAD-dependent oxidoreductase, protein MNEIRQPQTPPHVDVAIVGAGPAGLAAASAAVAQGASVAVIDSAEQPGGQFWRHRSEAARVADDGAFHHGWSDYLQLRSSFDAGVASGRIRYVPATSVWFARQLGDGRFALELAPSHGAGVAAIPSLRAAKLILATGGYDRQLPIPGWDLPGVMAAGGIQAFVKQNGMLPGSRFVIAGTGPFLLPVAANIVQAGGTVAAVCESANLTGWLPRAHRAAGVPSKAIEGLEYTRVFLRHRIPYRVRTVITEILGEDRVRAVRTARVDARGAVVAGSERDIEGIDGVGLGWGFTPQMELPVQLGVETRVDADGSLVGVVDEACRSSVPGLFLAGELTGVGGAVLAVIEGRIAGRAAGSAAMRAAIGPPTAQERRAVNRQRSFANAMHRAHPVPAGWQDRLHDDTVVCRCEEVPAGALHRANTELAAEDLRTQKGVTRAGMGWCQGRVCGFAVSCLSAPADPAPQASLSTSAKRPVAQPIPLGALAELADD, encoded by the coding sequence GTGAACGAAATACGACAGCCACAAACTCCTCCGCACGTTGACGTGGCCATCGTGGGCGCGGGTCCAGCCGGTCTCGCTGCGGCGAGCGCCGCGGTCGCCCAGGGCGCGAGTGTCGCCGTCATCGACTCCGCCGAGCAACCGGGCGGTCAGTTTTGGCGGCACCGATCCGAGGCTGCGAGGGTTGCTGACGACGGCGCCTTCCACCACGGCTGGAGTGACTATCTGCAGCTGCGCTCAAGCTTCGACGCGGGCGTGGCTTCGGGGCGGATCCGGTACGTACCCGCAACAAGCGTCTGGTTCGCGCGGCAACTCGGTGATGGCCGGTTTGCGCTCGAACTCGCGCCGAGCCACGGCGCTGGTGTGGCCGCCATTCCCTCGTTACGAGCGGCCAAGCTGATTCTGGCGACGGGAGGCTACGACCGCCAGCTTCCGATCCCCGGCTGGGATCTGCCGGGTGTCATGGCGGCTGGCGGAATCCAGGCGTTCGTCAAACAGAACGGCATGCTGCCGGGGTCGCGATTTGTCATCGCGGGCACTGGCCCCTTCCTGCTGCCCGTCGCCGCAAACATTGTGCAGGCGGGCGGCACGGTCGCCGCGGTCTGCGAATCGGCCAACCTCACCGGCTGGCTCCCCCGCGCCCACCGCGCGGCGGGGGTGCCTTCCAAAGCGATTGAGGGTCTGGAATACACCCGAGTATTCCTGCGTCACCGCATCCCGTACCGCGTTCGCACCGTCATCACCGAAATACTCGGAGAGGATCGCGTGCGAGCCGTTCGCACGGCCCGCGTCGACGCGCGCGGCGCGGTTGTTGCCGGCAGCGAGCGCGACATCGAGGGAATCGACGGGGTCGGACTCGGCTGGGGCTTCACCCCGCAAATGGAGCTTCCCGTGCAATTGGGCGTCGAAACCCGCGTCGACGCCGACGGCTCACTGGTGGGTGTGGTTGACGAGGCCTGCCGGTCATCAGTTCCGGGCCTGTTCTTGGCGGGTGAACTCACGGGCGTTGGGGGCGCCGTGCTCGCGGTGATCGAGGGCAGGATCGCGGGGCGCGCGGCGGGGTCAGCGGCCATGAGGGCCGCGATCGGTCCACCCACCGCGCAGGAAAGAAGAGCCGTCAATCGCCAGCGCTCATTCGCCAATGCCATGCACCGGGCCCACCCTGTGCCTGCTGGCTGGCAGGATCGCCTGCACGACGACACGGTCGTGTGTCGTTGCGAAGAGGTGCCCGCTGGCGCTCTACACAGAGCCAACACCGAGCTCGCCGCCGAAGACCTGCGCACGCAAAAGGGCGTGACCCGCGCGGGCATGGGCTGGTGCCAGGGCCGAGTGTGCGGTTTTGCGGTGTCGTGCCTGTCTGCGCCCGCCGATCCTGCCCCGCAAGCCTCACTCAGCACCTCTGCGAAGCGCCCGGTAGCCCAGCCGATCCCGCTAGGCGCGCTGGCTGAGCTCGCCGACGACTAG
- a CDS encoding GntR family transcriptional regulator: MSAVPSTPKGQSSPLRPLTRPLNLRETVLEQLRTAIITGEIAEGELVSAPTLGLALGVSATPVREAMMDLVREGLVETIKNKGFRVTTMSDSDLDDLAQLRRLIEPPAMQMVVGNIDDSTHAELVELAEACQQAAKRGDLVEYLRDDREFHAFLLLQSGNQQLANLATSLRLRARMYGIATLAENGLLAHSAQEHQQLLELLRSGDAEAAEQLMHEHIAHTRKSWATGTPEAGVQASLDKESDRTT; this comes from the coding sequence ATGTCAGCAGTACCGAGCACCCCCAAAGGCCAGAGCTCTCCGCTCCGGCCACTCACGCGACCGCTCAACCTGCGTGAGACTGTTCTCGAGCAGCTGCGAACGGCGATCATCACCGGTGAGATCGCTGAGGGTGAGCTCGTCTCCGCGCCAACACTTGGGCTGGCGCTCGGGGTATCGGCGACCCCCGTTCGCGAGGCGATGATGGATCTGGTGCGCGAGGGCCTGGTCGAGACGATCAAAAACAAGGGCTTCCGTGTCACCACCATGAGCGACTCCGATCTCGACGACCTCGCTCAGCTTCGCCGCCTGATCGAGCCGCCCGCTATGCAGATGGTTGTTGGCAACATCGATGACAGCACTCACGCGGAACTTGTTGAGCTGGCCGAGGCCTGCCAGCAGGCAGCCAAGCGCGGCGACCTCGTCGAGTATCTCCGCGATGATCGCGAGTTCCATGCCTTCCTGTTGCTGCAGTCAGGCAACCAGCAGCTCGCCAATCTCGCGACTTCACTGCGCCTCAGGGCGCGCATGTACGGCATCGCGACGCTCGCCGAGAACGGGCTCCTCGCCCACTCGGCGCAGGAGCACCAGCAGTTGCTTGAGCTGCTCCGTTCGGGCGACGCTGAGGCCGCCGAACAGCTCATGCACGAGCACATCGCACACACCCGTAAGTCTTGGGCGACGGGTACTCCCGAGGCTGGTGTGCAGGCCTCCTTGGACAAGGAATCAGACAGGACCACATGA
- a CDS encoding ABC transporter ATP-binding protein: protein MSMLKLEHVELFYNRVHALRDLSLEVNEGEIVSLLGNNGAGKTSTLSMISGLVRAKSGIAKWGDKDLTKLQPWDLVGAGLLHIPEGRRIFSTMTVHENLLLGGYLVKDQKLINQRADEAYALMPRLAERREQQGGTLSGGEQQMLALGRALVGGPKLLLLDEPSMGLAPLIVKQVMEIITEVNKQGTTILLVEQNARAALKIADRAYVLESGRVTMQGSAEELAADPRVIEAYLGA, encoded by the coding sequence ATGAGCATGCTCAAACTGGAACACGTCGAGCTGTTCTACAACCGCGTGCACGCGCTGCGAGATTTGAGTCTCGAGGTCAACGAGGGCGAGATCGTTTCGCTGCTCGGCAACAACGGCGCCGGCAAAACCTCGACCCTCTCGATGATCTCGGGTCTCGTGCGGGCCAAGAGTGGAATCGCGAAGTGGGGAGATAAGGATCTCACCAAGCTGCAGCCCTGGGATTTGGTTGGAGCGGGTCTGCTGCACATTCCCGAGGGTCGACGTATCTTCTCCACGATGACCGTGCACGAGAATCTGCTGCTCGGCGGCTACCTGGTGAAGGATCAAAAGCTCATCAACCAGCGTGCGGATGAGGCCTACGCGCTCATGCCGCGTCTTGCCGAGCGCCGCGAGCAGCAGGGCGGCACGCTGTCCGGCGGCGAACAGCAGATGCTTGCGCTCGGGCGGGCGCTCGTCGGCGGGCCGAAGCTTCTGCTGCTCGACGAGCCCTCAATGGGTCTCGCGCCCCTCATCGTGAAGCAGGTCATGGAAATCATCACGGAGGTCAACAAACAGGGCACGACGATCCTGCTTGTTGAGCAAAACGCACGTGCCGCCCTGAAGATTGCCGACCGCGCCTACGTGCTGGAGTCAGGTCGCGTCACGATGCAGGGCTCCGCGGAGGAGCTTGCGGCCGATCCTCGAGTGATCGAGGCGTACCTGGGGGCGTAG
- a CDS encoding ornithine cyclodeaminase family protein gives MNNLPYFNADEVRAALPYDRAVRALEEGLQGGVNPEEDGPRLFSPAPDGEFLLMPAQGNDFSGVKALTVAPNNPARGLEKIQGLYILYSSDTLAPAAVLEGSSLTAIRTPAVTLLAVSRIAAMDDSFPDAPRMLVFGAGIQAAGHIAAAHALFPSAEFAVIGRSAERVASLRAQFPDLEITDRGADRDAAVREADVILCTTTSTSPLFDGSLVCDTAIVAAVGTHGLDHRELDDALVSRADIVVEGRKSARAENGNLSTALSDEDWERRPPANLKDLVTGGFVRTPGRPACYTGVGMSWEDLICAAAVFTKGQSASGR, from the coding sequence GTGAACAACCTCCCGTACTTCAACGCCGACGAGGTGCGCGCGGCGCTCCCCTACGACCGTGCGGTGCGCGCGCTCGAAGAGGGCCTGCAAGGCGGGGTGAATCCCGAGGAAGACGGGCCGCGCTTGTTCAGCCCGGCACCAGACGGCGAGTTTTTGCTCATGCCCGCGCAAGGCAACGATTTCAGCGGCGTCAAGGCTCTGACGGTCGCCCCCAACAACCCCGCGCGCGGCCTCGAAAAAATTCAGGGCCTCTACATTCTGTATTCTTCAGACACGCTCGCCCCCGCCGCGGTGCTTGAGGGGTCGAGCCTCACGGCGATCCGCACCCCCGCGGTCACGCTTCTCGCGGTGAGCCGCATCGCCGCGATGGACGATTCGTTTCCCGACGCACCCCGGATGCTCGTGTTCGGAGCCGGGATTCAGGCTGCCGGGCACATCGCGGCAGCGCACGCGCTCTTTCCCTCCGCAGAATTCGCGGTCATCGGACGCAGCGCCGAGCGGGTTGCAAGCCTCAGAGCGCAGTTCCCCGACCTCGAGATCACGGATCGCGGAGCCGACCGCGATGCCGCCGTGCGCGAAGCGGACGTGATCCTCTGCACCACAACCTCGACTTCACCCCTGTTTGACGGCTCACTCGTGTGCGACACCGCCATCGTCGCGGCCGTCGGAACACACGGGCTCGACCACCGCGAACTCGATGATGCGCTGGTGTCGCGCGCCGACATCGTGGTCGAGGGCCGCAAGTCCGCCCGCGCTGAAAACGGCAACCTTTCCACTGCGCTCTCCGACGAGGACTGGGAGCGCCGTCCACCGGCAAACCTCAAGGACCTCGTCACTGGTGGCTTCGTTCGCACCCCCGGTCGGCCTGCCTGCTATACCGGAGTAGGCATGTCGTGGGAAGATCTCATTTGTGCGGCCGCGGTGTTCACTAAAGGACAGTCAGCTTCAGGCCGGTGA
- a CDS encoding NAD(P)/FAD-dependent oxidoreductase yields MTASTDVIVIGSGIIGAATAYFAVQAGLSVRVIERDLPASGTTSRCEGNILVSDKELGPELELTQFSLGLWKGELAEHGALWEFESKGGIIVASKESSLASLDRFSTAQRSFGITSHSLSPDELRGLEPHITERALGAAYYPEDSQVQPILAASELLRLARLAGAVLEVRTPVTGFIHASDGDRITGVRTPNGDFSAAHIVNATGTWAGEVAALAGVNVPVKPRRGFVLVSEPLPPMVHHKVYAAEYVDNVGSSDAGLQASPVVEGTPAGTILIGSSRERVGFDGTVSPEALRTIARNAIQLFPFLERTRILRHYHGFRPYCPDHLPVIGPDPRAPGLWHACGHEGAGIGLAAGTGKLLAQALAGETPELSLSPFRPERFEEVTV; encoded by the coding sequence ATGACAGCCAGCACGGACGTGATCGTTATAGGCTCCGGCATCATCGGAGCCGCAACCGCCTACTTTGCTGTGCAGGCGGGGCTGTCAGTCCGTGTGATCGAGCGGGATCTTCCCGCGAGTGGAACCACCTCCCGCTGCGAGGGCAACATCCTCGTTTCCGACAAAGAACTCGGGCCCGAGTTGGAACTCACGCAGTTTTCTCTTGGTCTTTGGAAGGGCGAGCTCGCCGAGCACGGCGCGCTCTGGGAGTTCGAGTCAAAGGGCGGCATCATTGTTGCGTCCAAGGAGTCGAGCCTTGCTTCCCTCGACCGCTTCTCTACGGCACAACGATCGTTCGGGATCACGTCCCATTCACTGTCCCCCGACGAACTGCGCGGGCTCGAACCGCACATCACTGAACGCGCACTCGGTGCCGCGTACTATCCCGAAGACAGTCAGGTGCAGCCGATCCTCGCGGCCTCCGAACTACTGCGACTCGCTCGCCTCGCCGGGGCCGTCCTCGAGGTTCGCACCCCGGTCACCGGGTTTATCCACGCCAGTGACGGCGACCGCATCACCGGCGTTCGCACTCCCAACGGCGATTTCTCTGCGGCCCACATCGTCAACGCCACGGGAACCTGGGCGGGCGAGGTCGCAGCCCTCGCGGGTGTCAACGTTCCCGTCAAACCGCGCCGCGGCTTTGTGCTCGTGAGCGAGCCGCTGCCCCCGATGGTGCACCACAAGGTCTACGCGGCCGAGTACGTCGACAATGTCGGCAGCTCCGATGCTGGTCTGCAGGCCTCGCCAGTGGTCGAGGGCACTCCTGCTGGCACGATCCTCATCGGGTCCAGCCGCGAACGCGTCGGTTTCGACGGCACGGTGAGCCCCGAGGCCCTGCGCACTATTGCGCGCAACGCGATCCAGCTATTCCCGTTCCTTGAGCGCACGCGGATCCTGCGCCACTATCACGGCTTTCGCCCGTACTGCCCCGATCACCTGCCCGTCATCGGCCCCGACCCCCGGGCGCCCGGACTGTGGCACGCCTGCGGCCACGAGGGTGCCGGTATCGGACTTGCCGCGGGCACCGGAAAACTGCTCGCGCAGGCGCTCGCTGGCGAGACCCCCGAGCTTTCCCTGAGCCCGTTTCGCCCCGAACGATTCGAGGAGGTCACCGTATGA
- a CDS encoding (2Fe-2S)-binding protein encodes MNDTPAPNPLDEAAAPAAPVQASFCGEPITAETGASVAAALLASGRPAWRTTRDGKPRGLFCGIGVCFDCIVEIDGESGQRACMIPLREGMEIRPVQTPSPSPSPSPSLEKETNP; translated from the coding sequence ATGAACGACACACCAGCTCCGAACCCACTCGACGAGGCTGCGGCTCCCGCAGCACCGGTTCAGGCCAGTTTCTGCGGCGAACCCATCACTGCCGAAACCGGGGCAAGCGTCGCAGCGGCCCTGCTCGCGAGTGGTCGCCCCGCCTGGCGCACGACCCGCGACGGCAAGCCGCGCGGGCTCTTCTGCGGCATCGGTGTCTGCTTCGACTGCATCGTTGAGATCGATGGTGAATCCGGGCAGCGCGCCTGCATGATTCCGCTTCGGGAGGGCATGGAGATTCGTCCTGTGCAGACGCCATCGCCGTCACCGTCACCGTCACCGTCGCTGGAGAAGGAGACAAACCCGTGA